From a region of the Zingiber officinale cultivar Zhangliang chromosome 10B, Zo_v1.1, whole genome shotgun sequence genome:
- the LOC122030194 gene encoding transcription termination factor MTERF9, chloroplastic-like: protein MAMICFPTRLSPFSSSSSSSTLFPSRSHPSRRAGVALVVFSSHSNPRILKSSRRSRTDRRTPSYDDEERVNEDSEEEEPSPDNDDLSDVGDQFNFQLTKQSEKTGRLKVLRKRQENGSLKIGQSLRNSYGSVKDDVKPILKKTNMTINHPILNRSSKELVDLEKYVKKKNDSFSENRYHKLAEDFGFDEKWFPLIEYLNTFGLKESDFICIYERHMPCLQINLSSAQERLEFLMSVGVKHRDIRRILIRQPQILEYTVENNLKSHVAFLVNIGVPHSRVGQIITSAPSLFSYSVEHSLKPTVRYLVEEVGIKTTDISKVVQLSPQILVQRIDSTWTLRFNFLSKELGAPKDSIVKMVTKHPQLLHYSIEDGILPRINFLRSIGMCNSDILKVLTSLAQVLSLSLEGNLKPKYLYLVNELRNEVKSLTKYPMYLSLSLDQRIRPRHRFLVFLKKAPKGPFPLSSLVPTDECFCQQWAGTSLERYLAFRQGLQMTNFAKKYERKGL, encoded by the exons ATGGCGATGATCTGCTTCCCTACCAGACTCTCgcctttctcctcttcctcctcctcctctactcTCTTTCCGTCTCGTTCGCATCCCTCTCGACGCGCCGGCGTAGCCCTCGTCGTTTTCTCCTCGCATTCGAACCCCCGCATCCTTAAATCTAGCCGCCGCTCGCGGACGGACCGCAGGACTCCCTCCTATGACGATGAGGAACGGGTGAATGAGGATAGCGAGGAAGAGGAGCCTTCGCCGGACAAT GATGATCTTTCAGATGTTGGTGATCAATTTAACTTTCAATTGACCAAGCAAAGTGAAAAAACAG GGCGCTTGAAAGTACTGAGAAAAAGACAGGAAAATGGATCACTAAAAATTGGACAATCATTGAGAAATTCTTATGGTTCTGTGAAGGATGATGTTAAACCCATCTTGAAGAAAACCAATATGACAATTAATCACCCCATTTTAAATAGATCTTCCAAAGAGCTTGTTGATTTGGAAAAATATGTAAAG AAGAAGAATGATAGCTTTAGTGAAAACAGATATCATAAACTTGCTGAAGATTTTGGTTTTGATGAGAAATGGTTTCCCCTAATTGAATATTTGAACACTTTTGGATTAAAAGAATCTGATTTTATTTGCATCTACGAGAGACATATGCCTTGCCTTCAGATAAATTTGTCTTCTGCTCAAGAAAGATTGGAGTTCTTGATGAGTGTTGGTGTGAAACATAGAGATATCAGACGGATACTCATCAGACAGCCTCAAATCTTGGAGTACACTGTTGAAAACAATCTTAAGTCACATGTTGCATTCTTGGTCAATATAGGGGTTCCTCATTCTCGTGTGGGGCAGATTATTACTTCAGCCCCATCTTTGTTCTCTTATAGTGTTGAGCATTCTTTAAAGCCAACAGTCAGGTATTTAGTTGAAGAGGTTGGAATCAAGACAACTGATATTAGCAAAGTGGTGCAGTTAAGTCCCCAGATTCTTGTCCAACGGATTGATAGCACATGGACGTTGCGCTTCAATTTCTTGTCAAAAGAATTAGGAGCACCTAAAGATAGCATAGTCAAGATGGTCACTAAACACCCACAACTTCTTCATTACAGTATTGAAGATGGCATATTGCCCAGAATAAACTTTCTAAGGAGCATTGGCATGTGTAATTCTGATATATTGAAAGTGTTGACAAGCCTTGCTCAG GTATTATCTTTGTCATTAGAAGGGAACCTGAAACCCAAGTATTTATATCTAGTTAATGAACTCCGGAATGAAGTCAAATCCTTGACAAAATATCCCATGTACTTGAGCTTGTCTCTGGACCAGAGGATTCGACCTCGCCACAGATTCTTAGTTTTTTTGAAAAAGGCTCCAAAAGGACCATTTCCTTTGAGTTCATTGGTCCCTACCGATGAATGCTTTTGCCAACAGTGGGCTGGAACTAGCTTGGAGAGGTATTTGGCATTTAGACAGGGTTTACAAATGACCAACTTTGCTAAGAAATATGAAAGAAAAGGTCTCTAA